A DNA window from Leptospira selangorensis contains the following coding sequences:
- a CDS encoding metal-dependent hydrolase has translation MSSEILQDKDFHFYPVRKPKFEFSENGTSKHWMDGSAYKTHILNTWTLFFPDGERFFIRSIQKFLPSIKDPRVLRNAKAFMGQEAQHAGEHKKTWKILEDQGFKIKTFTDFVNSFFVNFVEKILSAKSCLAATAGAEHYTSLVATIGLQIKALDQAESEMKRLWEWHAAEEIEHKSAAYDVFLDISGNYFRRMITFLGVTIVFWAATFIGAEILLWQEGLTFKWKTRKDAFRFIFIDEKVFFHAAGAFFRYFRPGFHPEQEDNLELSRTIFESPEHKYKEIA, from the coding sequence ATGAGCAGCGAAATATTACAGGATAAGGATTTTCATTTTTATCCGGTCAGAAAACCTAAATTCGAATTCAGCGAGAACGGAACCAGTAAACACTGGATGGACGGTTCCGCTTATAAAACGCATATTTTGAATACTTGGACTCTATTCTTTCCTGACGGAGAAAGATTCTTTATCAGAAGTATCCAGAAATTCCTTCCAAGTATCAAAGATCCGAGAGTTCTCCGAAATGCAAAAGCATTCATGGGCCAAGAAGCCCAACATGCCGGAGAACATAAAAAAACCTGGAAAATACTGGAAGATCAGGGCTTTAAGATCAAAACATTCACTGATTTTGTGAATTCATTCTTCGTAAATTTTGTAGAAAAAATATTATCAGCTAAGTCTTGTTTGGCGGCGACTGCAGGCGCGGAACATTATACCTCTCTGGTTGCTACTATCGGTTTGCAGATCAAGGCATTAGACCAAGCGGAATCAGAGATGAAACGACTTTGGGAATGGCATGCAGCAGAAGAGATAGAGCATAAATCCGCTGCTTACGATGTATTCTTGGATATCAGCGGAAATTATTTCAGAAGAATGATTACTTTCCTCGGAGTGACGATCGTATTCTGGGCGGCAACATTTATAGGTGCCGAAATTCTTCTTTGGCAAGAGGGACTTACTTTTAAATGGAAAACTAGAAAAGATGCTTTTCGTTTTATCTTTATAGACGAAAAGGTCTTCTTTCATGCTGCGGGTGCATTCTTCAGATACTTCCGTCCTGGATTTCATCCGGAACAAGAAGATAATCTTGAATTGAGTAGGACAATCTTTGAATCCCCTGAGCATAAGTATAAGGAAATTGCATGA
- a CDS encoding SDR family NAD(P)-dependent oxidoreductase, which yields MSRLSGKNILITGASGGFGKELTKQLLKKGANLVLTDMKAPETKAEFYLENSKAVPGKILGSFAADLSNESGCEKAYKEAIKIQPKIDILVNNAGLAFGGRLLDVPMDKWKLILDVNLYAPIYLSRLFLPAMLERKYGQIVNLSSCAGITAPGELVYYSVSKFGIRALGEALDSGYRHQGIYTTNVYPFFANTNILHSQQFGTDKPKVVPSLIVDSPQMVVRAIVRGIEKRKMHVFPGFTAKFLRFLTRLSPGFLRGMERLGQKFS from the coding sequence ATGAGCAGATTAAGCGGGAAAAATATTTTAATCACCGGAGCAAGCGGTGGTTTCGGTAAAGAATTAACCAAACAACTATTAAAAAAAGGCGCCAATCTAGTACTTACGGACATGAAGGCGCCGGAAACCAAGGCGGAATTCTATTTAGAAAATTCTAAAGCAGTTCCTGGAAAAATACTCGGAAGTTTTGCGGCGGACTTAAGTAACGAATCCGGTTGCGAGAAAGCGTATAAAGAAGCGATCAAGATCCAACCTAAGATAGATATTCTGGTAAATAACGCAGGTTTAGCGTTCGGTGGTAGGCTATTGGATGTTCCAATGGACAAATGGAAATTGATCTTGGACGTAAACTTATACGCTCCAATCTATCTTTCTCGTTTATTCTTACCTGCAATGTTGGAAAGAAAATACGGACAGATCGTAAATTTATCTTCATGTGCTGGGATCACAGCTCCTGGCGAGTTAGTGTATTATTCCGTTTCCAAATTCGGGATCAGAGCCTTGGGAGAAGCATTAGATTCTGGTTATAGACATCAGGGAATATATACGACTAACGTGTATCCTTTCTTCGCAAATACAAATATTCTACATTCTCAACAATTCGGAACGGATAAACCGAAAGTAGTTCCTTCTTTGATCGTAGACAGTCCTCAAATGGTGGTTCGAGCCATAGTAAGAGGAATTGAAAAAAGAAAGATGCATGTCTTCCCAGGATTTACTGCGAAGTTTTTGCGCTTCTTGACTAGGCTGTCTCCCGGATTCTTAAGAGGAATGGAAAGACTAGGACAAAAATTTTCTTAA
- a CDS encoding alpha/beta fold hydrolase, with translation MAATQLENGAKKEKKEVWTETFVHNGDVSLYVKYNHTAKERPNRPTVLFVHGYPDDHRVWSYQMESLKEDYNVAALDLRGSGKSDKPKKQKAYNVRRIFEDLESVIRFVGNDKPVHLVAHDWGSLISWAFVADEEKSVWAKSYTAMGGPHPVLGRRSAFQMALSGNPLSLYKALSQLKRSWYILYFQIPFVPEWIWKTFSKFFWKYTMNTGGVPKNDTLRNKSKEEIVATTVSNVNLYRELLRGEKYPEPKHIKAPVQVLIPLKDFAIRPELYRLHERICDSYKEYTYDSNHWIQRTMPDMVSEKIREFVWEIG, from the coding sequence ATGGCGGCTACCCAACTGGAAAACGGAGCAAAAAAGGAAAAGAAGGAAGTTTGGACGGAAACTTTCGTTCATAACGGTGATGTTTCTTTGTATGTAAAATACAATCATACGGCGAAAGAAAGACCGAACAGACCCACAGTTCTTTTCGTTCACGGATACCCTGACGATCATAGGGTCTGGTCCTACCAGATGGAATCCTTAAAAGAGGATTATAATGTGGCCGCGTTGGATCTAAGAGGTTCAGGAAAATCGGATAAACCTAAAAAACAAAAAGCATATAATGTTCGCAGAATATTCGAAGATCTTGAATCAGTAATCCGATTTGTAGGTAACGATAAACCTGTACATCTTGTTGCACATGACTGGGGATCTTTGATCAGTTGGGCATTTGTTGCCGACGAAGAAAAATCAGTTTGGGCAAAGTCATATACCGCAATGGGTGGGCCTCATCCGGTGCTTGGACGTAGAAGCGCTTTTCAAATGGCTCTTTCTGGGAACCCGCTTTCTTTGTATAAGGCACTTTCTCAGCTCAAAAGATCTTGGTACATTCTATATTTTCAAATTCCTTTTGTTCCTGAATGGATCTGGAAAACTTTCAGTAAGTTTTTCTGGAAGTATACGATGAATACTGGGGGAGTTCCTAAGAATGATACACTTAGAAATAAATCCAAAGAAGAGATCGTTGCGACCACAGTTTCCAATGTGAATTTGTATAGAGAGTTACTTAGAGGGGAGAAGTATCCGGAACCGAAACATATCAAGGCTCCGGTCCAGGTTCTAATTCCTCTCAAAGATTTTGCAATCCGACCGGAGTTATACAGACTTCATGAAAGGATCTGTGATTCTTATAAAGAATATACTTATGATAGCAATCACTGGATCCAAAGAACAATGCCGGATATGGTGAGCGAAAAGATAAGAGAGTTTGTTTGGGAGATCGGTTGA
- a CDS encoding C40 family peptidase, translated as MILNGIQKILVLWKEKVLPNSGALSFLIIPFFALVLVADQAKSLSDKEVHKYFYETWKLEIDPKDNLELFKETQHWIGTPHKDNGKDESGIDCSSLAAKLVKKAYSKTIAGSSDSISKQVKKISESDLQEGDLVFFNIYGEKISHVGVYLKDRKFVHASVVKGVTVNSLDENYYKTRFVFAGRL; from the coding sequence ATGATCTTGAACGGAATCCAAAAAATTCTAGTTTTATGGAAAGAGAAAGTTCTCCCAAACTCGGGAGCGCTTTCTTTTTTGATCATACCTTTTTTCGCTTTGGTACTTGTCGCAGACCAAGCAAAATCCTTATCCGATAAAGAAGTTCACAAATACTTTTATGAAACTTGGAAATTAGAGATCGATCCCAAAGATAATTTGGAATTGTTCAAAGAAACCCAGCATTGGATCGGAACTCCTCATAAAGACAATGGAAAAGACGAATCCGGAATAGATTGTTCTAGTCTCGCCGCAAAGCTAGTAAAAAAAGCATATTCCAAAACAATTGCAGGCTCTTCCGACAGTATCTCAAAACAGGTCAAAAAGATCTCAGAGTCCGATCTGCAAGAGGGAGATTTAGTATTTTTTAATATATATGGCGAGAAGATCAGTCACGTAGGAGTTTATCTAAAGGATAGAAAGTTTGTACATGCTTCTGTTGTCAAAGGTGTAACGGTCAATTCTTTGGATGAGAATTACTATAAGACTAGATTCGTATTTGCGGGAAGACTATAG
- a CDS encoding M15 family metallopeptidase — protein sequence MRVRSFGLIFLLFIFFYCQKPPIPKLEESARPIKIEKGLVNVKDIDPNIQIDLRYSTSENFTGTIIYPFQTCLLRKETAEKLKAANTEFQSYGYRIKIWDGYRPPYAQKILWEKVPNPRYVGNPTRGGSVHNRGGAVDLTLIDSEGKELEMPSLYDEFTYKASPFRKDLEPTVSKNLEVLVGILTKHGFKQISSEWWHYNDGDAKVYPLVEVDPKLWEK from the coding sequence ATGCGAGTCCGCAGTTTTGGCCTGATCTTTCTTTTATTTATCTTCTTCTATTGCCAAAAACCCCCAATCCCAAAATTAGAGGAAAGCGCACGGCCTATAAAGATCGAAAAAGGACTCGTAAACGTCAAAGATATAGATCCGAATATACAGATAGATCTGCGTTATTCTACATCTGAAAATTTTACGGGCACAATCATCTATCCTTTCCAAACCTGTTTGCTCAGAAAAGAAACGGCAGAAAAATTAAAAGCCGCTAACACTGAATTTCAAAGCTACGGATACAGAATTAAAATTTGGGATGGATATCGTCCTCCTTATGCACAAAAAATTTTATGGGAGAAGGTCCCAAATCCAAGATATGTTGGAAATCCTACAAGGGGCGGTTCTGTTCATAACCGAGGAGGAGCAGTAGATCTTACTCTTATAGATTCGGAAGGAAAAGAATTGGAAATGCCAAGTCTTTACGATGAATTTACGTATAAAGCTTCTCCTTTTCGTAAGGACCTGGAACCGACTGTTTCTAAAAATTTGGAAGTCCTTGTTGGAATTTTAACAAAGCATGGATTCAAACAGATCAGTTCTGAATGGTGGCATTATAACGACGGGGATGCAAAAGTTTATCCCTTAGTAGAGGTGGATCCGAAACTTTGGGAGAAATGA
- a CDS encoding type II toxin-antitoxin system RelE/ParE family toxin — protein MNRIEFFKTESGRYPVEEFLDSQPAKIAQKIIWVLKIIGEGEIISKQFFKKMSGSDEIWECRIDYGSNAYRIFGFWAARNTLILTNGFQKKTQKTPNKEIERAEKYRKNYFNRLNR, from the coding sequence ATGAATCGGATCGAATTTTTTAAGACAGAAAGCGGAAGATATCCGGTAGAGGAATTTTTAGATTCTCAACCCGCCAAGATCGCTCAGAAGATAATATGGGTTTTAAAAATAATTGGAGAAGGAGAGATTATCTCTAAACAATTTTTCAAAAAGATGAGCGGAAGTGATGAGATCTGGGAATGCAGGATCGATTATGGCTCGAATGCTTATAGAATTTTCGGTTTCTGGGCCGCAAGAAATACATTAATTTTAACTAATGGATTTCAAAAGAAGACCCAAAAAACTCCCAACAAAGAAATCGAACGAGCGGAAAAATACAGGAAGAATTATTTTAATAGGTTAAATCGATGA
- a CDS encoding helix-turn-helix domain-containing protein encodes MSDLNKYINKRKKKDPKFAENFETGFNDFKIGLYLRELRIKKGFTQEDLAVRLKTKKSVISRMENHAEDIRLSTLEKVAKVLGKKLHISIR; translated from the coding sequence ATGAGTGATTTAAATAAATACATTAATAAACGAAAGAAAAAAGATCCGAAATTTGCGGAGAATTTTGAGACTGGATTTAATGATTTTAAAATAGGGCTTTATCTAAGAGAACTTAGGATCAAAAAAGGATTCACTCAGGAAGATCTTGCCGTTCGACTGAAAACTAAAAAGAGCGTAATTTCTCGCATGGAAAACCATGCAGAAGATATTCGTTTATCTACTTTGGAAAAAGTTGCCAAAGTTTTAGGCAAAAAACTACATATAAGCATTCGATAA
- a CDS encoding class I SAM-dependent methyltransferase, with protein MKHLEMFSNRLTRMSKHWKKWARRRGITCFRIYDRDIPQVPIVIDLYENFCLVSEYLNSYPMSDEERESERDTIRNFIIEILQITPENLFWKTRERKKGNLQYEKLDTQEKSIQANEGGLIFKINLSDYLDTGLFLDHRTTRDLFRKEASEKNVLNLYSYTGAFSVYAADGGAKKITSVDLSQKYLDWSKENFELNGFSHEEHEFIREDITEWLKRERNNPKRIQYDLIIVDPPTFSNSKKMRDIFDVQRDYSFLLNSIFRDFSAPGAILFFSTNFRKFKLDADELLWEDIQDITKQTHPEDFRNEKIRFVWKMRK; from the coding sequence ATGAAACATTTAGAAATGTTCTCCAATCGCCTGACTAGGATGTCCAAACATTGGAAAAAATGGGCGAGAAGAAGAGGGATTACCTGTTTTCGGATCTACGATCGTGACATTCCGCAGGTTCCGATCGTAATAGACCTATATGAAAATTTTTGCCTGGTTTCAGAATACTTGAATTCTTATCCGATGTCCGACGAAGAAAGAGAATCGGAAAGAGACACAATCCGAAACTTTATAATCGAAATTCTTCAAATTACTCCTGAAAATTTGTTTTGGAAAACCAGGGAGCGCAAGAAAGGAAATCTGCAATACGAAAAGTTGGATACCCAAGAGAAATCCATCCAAGCAAACGAAGGCGGGCTGATATTTAAGATAAACTTAAGTGATTATCTTGATACAGGACTTTTTCTGGATCATCGGACTACTCGAGATCTTTTTAGGAAAGAAGCCTCAGAAAAGAATGTTTTAAATTTATATTCTTACACGGGAGCATTTTCCGTATATGCTGCTGACGGTGGTGCAAAAAAAATCACCAGCGTCGATCTTTCTCAAAAATACTTGGATTGGTCCAAGGAAAACTTTGAACTAAACGGGTTTTCTCACGAAGAACATGAGTTTATTAGAGAAGATATTACTGAATGGTTGAAGAGAGAAAGAAATAATCCTAAAAGAATACAATACGATCTTATCATAGTAGACCCTCCTACGTTCTCTAATAGTAAGAAGATGAGAGATATTTTTGATGTGCAGAGAGATTATTCTTTTTTACTAAATTCGATTTTTAGGGATTTTTCTGCTCCAGGTGCGATCCTCTTTTTCTCTACGAATTTCCGGAAGTTCAAATTGGATGCGGATGAACTTTTGTGGGAAGATATTCAGGATATCACGAAACAAACTCATCCGGAAGATTTTCGGAATGAAAAGATACGGTTTGTTTGGAAGATGAGGAAGTAG
- a CDS encoding SDR family oxidoreductase yields MGEFFKDKVVWITGASSGIGESLVKEAARRGATLVLSSRREKELKRVRKENGLTDSNSMILPLDLEDYKKLGKVPSQVIKTFGKIDVLINNGGISQRSLAHETSLDTYETLMKVNYFGNIALTLAVLPHMRERKQGWVSTIASVAGLIGVPLRTGYSSTKFALTGFYEALRAENAKENLKVTLVYPGFVKTNISHNALKGDGTPQKKMDKVIENGIDADECARKILDAIENEDLQVIIAGGKEKFGLFLRHYFPKFFAKFLSKTAVT; encoded by the coding sequence ATGGGAGAATTTTTCAAAGACAAAGTCGTGTGGATTACAGGAGCTTCTTCCGGGATCGGCGAATCTTTAGTTAAAGAAGCCGCGAGAAGAGGAGCGACTTTAGTTCTTTCTTCCAGAAGAGAAAAAGAACTCAAAAGAGTTCGCAAAGAGAACGGATTAACGGATTCAAACAGCATGATCCTTCCTTTGGATCTAGAAGATTATAAAAAGTTAGGAAAAGTCCCTTCTCAAGTTATTAAAACTTTCGGAAAGATAGATGTTCTCATTAATAACGGTGGAATAAGCCAACGTTCCCTAGCTCATGAAACTTCCTTAGACACTTATGAAACTTTGATGAAGGTAAATTATTTCGGCAATATCGCTCTAACTCTTGCAGTACTTCCTCATATGAGAGAAAGAAAACAAGGTTGGGTTTCCACAATTGCAAGTGTTGCAGGACTTATCGGAGTTCCATTGAGAACCGGATACTCTTCCACAAAATTCGCATTAACGGGTTTTTATGAAGCGCTCAGAGCTGAAAACGCGAAAGAAAATCTGAAAGTTACTTTAGTCTATCCTGGTTTTGTGAAGACCAATATTTCACATAACGCACTTAAAGGAGATGGAACTCCTCAAAAGAAAATGGATAAGGTAATCGAGAACGGGATCGATGCGGACGAATGCGCACGCAAAATCCTGGATGCCATCGAGAACGAAGATCTGCAAGTGATCATCGCCGGTGGAAAAGAGAAATTCGGTCTGTTCCTAAGACATTATTTCCCTAAGTTTTTCGCGAAATTTTTGTCCAAGACTGCAGTTACCTGA
- a CDS encoding LA_0991 family prenyltransferase-like protein, protein MRNVLENKLWFYAHVLSLDVCLGVLGSGALAAVVTGAKMKTVWWFLLSLSVWVIYTLDHLLDGKKVGEDSINPRHKFHYDHSKVLTILCTIAAIISAVLAFLLLREIVLLGGVLLSALAILHLGIARWGKIRFGKEFSVALIYTLGVWFGPLLVVGFRSWTVPLLLFLFFLGTVLNLVMNSLMEAELDAKEGQVYLLGVLSPKLAKEWVLRLSLLGFLAALVLAGGIRKWAPGTSVSASLVIALICAVPGGILRYADRFQDSQKYRILGEGVFILGLVPWFLNFY, encoded by the coding sequence ATGCGAAACGTTTTAGAAAACAAACTTTGGTTTTACGCTCACGTCCTTAGCTTGGATGTATGCCTTGGCGTTTTAGGTTCCGGAGCCTTGGCTGCAGTAGTGACGGGCGCCAAGATGAAAACAGTTTGGTGGTTTCTTCTTTCCCTAAGCGTTTGGGTCATCTACACCTTAGATCATTTATTAGATGGAAAAAAGGTGGGGGAAGATTCCATCAATCCGCGTCACAAATTCCACTACGATCATTCCAAAGTTTTGACAATACTCTGCACAATTGCGGCAATCATTTCCGCAGTTCTCGCATTCTTATTATTAAGAGAGATCGTTTTATTAGGCGGAGTATTATTATCAGCTTTGGCTATTCTTCATCTAGGGATCGCCCGTTGGGGAAAGATACGTTTCGGAAAAGAATTCTCAGTAGCATTGATCTATACTTTAGGTGTCTGGTTCGGCCCTCTATTGGTTGTTGGGTTTCGTTCTTGGACAGTTCCCCTTCTTCTTTTCTTATTCTTTTTAGGCACCGTTCTAAATTTAGTAATGAACTCTCTCATGGAAGCAGAGTTAGACGCTAAGGAAGGCCAAGTTTATCTATTAGGAGTTCTTTCTCCCAAGCTTGCTAAGGAATGGGTATTACGATTGTCCTTGCTCGGATTTCTGGCTGCCTTAGTATTGGCCGGCGGAATACGGAAATGGGCGCCGGGCACCTCGGTTTCGGCCTCTTTGGTGATCGCTCTGATCTGTGCAGTTCCGGGTGGAATCCTGCGTTACGCAGATAGATTCCAAGATTCTCAAAAGTATAGGATTCTTGGAGAGGGAGTTTTTATCTTGGGACTGGTCCCTTGGTTTTTAAACTTCTATTAG
- a CDS encoding mechanosensitive ion channel family protein, with protein sequence MDSVLGSNWLLGAISVISGILLGYLFGGFIVPRLAKTLTKDKLDTKHPLYTALLSLVRFSFFIFGLYTALRFLKLDTSSEEKISLYLKVFGILVFTFSFARVGSGAFTLYSSKAEGLLPSASILNNIVRILILLTGGLVALQTLGISVTPALTALGVGGLAFALGLQETLSNLFAGLGVLLGKKVAVGDYISLETGEEGLVEDINWRTTSLKKRNGSTIIIPNAKMSKTTYTNYSLTNTGLWTELEISIPKEGNLEKLESILKQAANFSLTEIYGKNGYNESKISFRYVSFGQSNIDLVVHLPLKNIDDSGQIKSIFIKSLHSQFRSEGIDNISAKAVK encoded by the coding sequence ATGGACTCGGTTTTAGGTTCTAATTGGTTACTAGGAGCAATTTCGGTTATTTCCGGAATTCTTTTGGGCTATCTTTTCGGTGGGTTCATAGTTCCGAGACTTGCAAAAACTCTCACAAAAGATAAGTTAGATACCAAACATCCTCTTTACACGGCACTTCTCTCCTTAGTTAGATTTTCCTTTTTTATTTTTGGATTATATACTGCTCTTCGGTTCTTAAAATTAGATACTTCCTCGGAAGAAAAAATTTCTCTTTATCTAAAAGTATTCGGCATCTTGGTATTCACATTTTCCTTCGCAAGAGTTGGTTCGGGTGCTTTTACTTTATATTCTTCAAAGGCAGAAGGACTTCTGCCCTCCGCATCTATATTAAACAATATAGTTAGAATTCTGATTTTACTCACTGGAGGTTTAGTCGCATTACAAACTCTGGGTATCTCCGTTACTCCTGCTTTGACTGCATTAGGGGTGGGAGGTCTTGCATTCGCATTAGGTTTGCAAGAAACTCTTTCCAATTTGTTTGCGGGACTTGGAGTTTTGCTCGGTAAAAAAGTAGCCGTAGGAGATTATATTTCTTTGGAAACAGGAGAAGAAGGTCTGGTAGAAGATATCAACTGGAGAACCACTTCTCTCAAAAAAAGAAATGGAAGCACGATCATAATTCCGAATGCGAAAATGTCCAAGACTACTTATACGAATTATAGCCTTACAAACACGGGACTTTGGACCGAGTTAGAGATCAGTATTCCTAAAGAAGGAAATCTGGAAAAGTTGGAATCTATTTTGAAACAGGCCGCAAATTTTTCCTTAACAGAGATCTATGGAAAAAATGGTTATAATGAATCCAAAATTTCATTTCGTTATGTTTCTTTTGGCCAATCTAATATCGATTTGGTGGTCCATCTCCCTTTAAAAAACATAGATGACTCAGGACAAATTAAATCCATTTTCATAAAATCCTTGCATTCCCAATTTAGATCGGAAGGAATCGATAACATATCCGCGAAAGCAGTAAAATAA
- a CDS encoding adenylate/guanylate cyclase domain-containing protein, whose protein sequence is MQEGVGKNQILEVPLTDTMSAYSRQFPEEGGNLSEWMDEIHTRGIQEVVFWGTKSEASGWKNSQVFKDLVKKLQEDKIRLSTMDGAKFRSSPDSARKLDRFLRSHLGSVLVCYSENESNEFVKLMQEILSGKKEEPTKVYTPYSPNIISEKPKKEKQEPPKNHGEDFKASRITIRVKLLAIVSAIVVVSMGLVIGLATSLFRNYTVSLIQEYNLSLARLTGLQVGLRIKELSNKSSEFSDKRDIRPSKGSDSKKTSPPAYISGFFSTHPKILAWGKYEQGESALVFNPRFIRDLRKEEDEIRGLWSSIPKEEKEKYFASEFESTRLENISSKFGFPTVLFIEKDKSGKGHGFFLISPQDLWEAARSALQTELFAIWVVDSKGRLIAHTEESETVSAKDYSKNPLVQFLLRSPADNGSQTSIFEGKETLGSFQQLEDGNLAVVSSIEADKAFEAVYRIRRQNFYILISVLSLAFLVVFLFSRTLTVPLINLLSATRQIERGNYKVGIKPVTRDEVGVLTNSFLKMAHGLEEREKIKDTFGKFVNKEIAERALAGDMPLGGVTKDVTVFFSDLRNFTGMSEKLKPSEVVDFLNAYFTEMVECIYLTEGIVDKFIGDAIMAHWGALYTDENDARNAINSALLMRSALFEFNRIGNEIGRPLARFGCGINTGPVVVGQIGSEKKLEFTVIGDAVNLASRIEYLTKEFGTDILVSETSYEKVKDHYKFEELPPVWIRGKEKPQKLYAVLGWLEDPDCPKNIQELRKVCGIPEPDSPSKAIAE, encoded by the coding sequence ATGCAAGAGGGAGTCGGAAAAAATCAAATTTTAGAAGTTCCCCTGACGGACACTATGTCCGCATACTCTAGACAATTTCCGGAAGAAGGCGGAAATCTTTCCGAATGGATGGACGAGATCCATACAAGAGGTATCCAAGAGGTAGTTTTTTGGGGAACTAAATCGGAAGCAAGCGGTTGGAAGAATAGCCAAGTATTCAAAGACTTGGTGAAAAAACTCCAAGAGGATAAGATTCGTCTTTCTACGATGGACGGTGCAAAGTTCCGTTCTTCTCCTGACTCTGCGCGAAAATTAGATCGTTTTCTTAGATCTCATTTAGGTTCCGTACTTGTTTGTTATTCCGAAAACGAATCTAATGAATTCGTAAAATTGATGCAGGAGATCCTTTCCGGCAAAAAAGAAGAACCTACCAAAGTATATACACCATATTCGCCTAATATAATATCTGAAAAACCTAAAAAAGAAAAACAAGAGCCTCCTAAAAATCATGGAGAAGATTTTAAAGCGTCTAGGATCACTATTCGAGTTAAACTTCTTGCAATCGTTTCTGCGATTGTAGTGGTAAGTATGGGTCTTGTGATCGGACTCGCAACAAGTCTTTTCCGGAATTATACAGTATCATTGATCCAAGAGTATAACCTGAGTTTGGCGAGATTAACCGGACTACAAGTAGGTCTTAGGATCAAAGAACTTTCTAATAAGTCATCCGAGTTTTCGGATAAAAGAGATATTCGTCCTTCTAAAGGTTCCGATTCTAAAAAAACTTCTCCCCCTGCTTATATCTCCGGATTTTTTTCCACTCATCCTAAAATTCTCGCTTGGGGAAAATACGAACAGGGAGAATCTGCACTTGTTTTTAATCCAAGGTTCATCCGAGATCTTAGGAAAGAAGAAGATGAGATCCGCGGTTTATGGTCTTCCATCCCCAAAGAGGAAAAGGAAAAATATTTCGCTTCCGAATTCGAATCCACTCGATTGGAAAATATTAGCTCTAAATTCGGATTCCCTACTGTACTTTTTATAGAAAAGGATAAATCCGGAAAAGGACATGGCTTCTTCTTAATTTCTCCTCAAGATCTTTGGGAAGCCGCCCGGTCCGCTTTACAAACTGAATTATTTGCAATTTGGGTAGTAGACTCAAAAGGAAGATTAATCGCTCATACGGAAGAATCAGAAACGGTTTCTGCTAAAGATTATTCTAAAAATCCTCTAGTCCAATTTTTATTAAGAAGTCCCGCAGACAACGGTTCTCAAACTTCTATCTTTGAAGGAAAAGAAACCCTAGGATCTTTCCAGCAATTAGAAGATGGAAACCTCGCAGTTGTGTCTTCCATTGAAGCGGACAAAGCTTTCGAAGCAGTTTATAGGATCAGAAGGCAGAATTTTTATATCCTGATCTCAGTCTTGAGTCTCGCATTCTTAGTGGTATTCCTATTCTCCAGAACTTTAACGGTTCCACTTATCAATCTATTGAGTGCCACAAGACAGATTGAAAGAGGGAATTATAAAGTAGGGATCAAACCTGTAACCAGGGATGAGGTTGGAGTTCTAACAAACTCATTCCTTAAGATGGCTCATGGATTAGAAGAAAGAGAGAAGATCAAAGATACTTTCGGAAAATTCGTGAACAAGGAAATCGCAGAACGCGCACTTGCAGGAGATATGCCTTTAGGCGGCGTCACCAAAGATGTAACAGTATTCTTCTCTGATTTAAGAAACTTCACTGGGATGTCGGAAAAATTAAAACCGAGTGAGGTGGTTGATTTCCTAAATGCATACTTCACCGAAATGGTGGAATGTATTTATCTCACAGAAGGCATTGTGGATAAGTTCATCGGAGACGCGATCATGGCTCACTGGGGCGCATTGTACACGGATGAGAATGATGCAAGGAATGCGATCAACTCCGCACTTCTGATGAGAAGCGCCTTATTCGAATTCAATCGTATTGGGAATGAGATTGGAAGGCCTCTCGCAAGATTCGGATGTGGAATTAATACGGGACCTGTGGTAGTAGGTCAGATCGGTTCCGAGAAAAAACTCGAGTTCACAGTTATTGGAGACGCAGTCAATCTTGCTTCTCGTATAGAATATTTAACGAAAGAATTCGGAACGGATATATTGGTTTCGGAAACATCTTATGAAAAAGTAAAAGATCATTATAAATTCGAAGAACTTCCTCCTGTTTGGATCCGAGGAAAAGAAAAACCGCAAAAACTTTATGCAGTATTAGGTTGGTTAGAAGATCCTGATTGCCCTAAAAATATACAAGAGCTACGCAAAGTTTGCGGAATACCTGAACCTGATTCTCCTTCTAAGGCTATAGCGGAATAA